A genomic window from Lotus japonicus ecotype B-129 chromosome 1, LjGifu_v1.2 includes:
- the LOC130729637 gene encoding myb-related protein 315-like yields the protein MGRKPCCDKIGLKRGPWTMEEDHKLVNFILNNGIHCWRMVPKLAGLLRCGKSCRLRWINYLRPDLKRGDFTEMEEDQIIQLHSCLGNRWSKIAAHFPGRTDNEIKNHWNTRIKKRLKLLGVDPLTHKPIELKKQTDEDKNKTNLIIQPDISKGSEQNVETKLLLDGYGSKEMTKTDEKREENKVTWDDTSELMNNFEMLCSQLDLGSWISHETNTSANSFSSSSASLDETSHLSMSESTCLQENSLQQWVDNIDSNLSWDGFNPFDQDFFFLGNRE from the exons ATGGGAAGAAAGCCTTGTTGTGATAAGATTGGTTTGAAGAGAGGTCCATGGACTATGGAGGAAGATCACAAGCTTGTGAATTTTATACTCAACAATGGCATCCATTGCTGGAGAATGGTTCCCAAACTTGCAG GTCTTTTAAGGTGTGGAAAGAGCTGCAGATTGAGATGGATTAATTATCTGAGGCCAGACCTCAAGAGAGGTGACTTTACAGAAATGGAAGAGGATCAAATTATACAACTACATTCATGTCTTGGTAACAG GTGGTCTAAGATTGCTGCACATTTTCCTGGGAGGACAGACAATGAAATCAAGAACCATTGGAACacaagaatcaagaagaggctaAAGCTTCTTGGCGTGGACCCTCTGACCCACAAGCCAATCGAGCTGAAGAAACAGACTGATGAGGACAAAAACAAGACCAACTTAATCATACAGCCAGATATTTCCAAAGGGTCTGAACAAAATGTGGAGACTAAATTATTATTGGATGGTTATGGCAgcaaagaaatgacaaaaacagatgagaaaagagaagaaaacaagGTGACATGGGATGATACCTCAGAACTTATGAACAATTTTGAAATGCTATGCTCACAATTGGACTTGGGATCATGGATAAGCCATGAAACCAACACTAGTGCTAATTCTTTCAGCAGTTCCTCTGCTTCTTTGGATGAAACTAGCCACCTTTCTATGAGTGAATCCACTTGCCTTCAGGAAAATTCCTTGCAACAATGGGTTGATAACATAGATTCCAATCTCTCATGGGATGGCTTCAATCCTTTTGACCAAGATTTTTTCTTCCTGGGAAATAGGGAATAA